A genomic stretch from Bradyrhizobium sp. 195 includes:
- a CDS encoding multidrug effflux MFS transporter has protein sequence MGFPEFVIVIASIMALNPLAMDMMLPALPNIGAAFKIPVANHLQLVLSTFLIGFGAGQFVMGPLSDRFGRRPVLLGGMAVYAVASVLAVAAPSFETLLLARALQGLGTSATRVIATSIVRDCYAGRRMASVMSLAMMVFIAVPVIAPSFGQAVLLVTAWRGIFVVLMLYGLLALAWCVLRLPETLPPSGRRSLAPADVLSAFRQTVTNRQTIGYATAAGSVIGALFAYVFCAQQVFTGIYHLGHYFPIAFAAIAAGTAIAGFLNARLVGRLGMRVISHGALALYTVVAAVMLLTESLGMLPLTLFMVLSALMMFSFGMMIANFTALAMEPQGHIAGTASSLYGSITTLIGIVVGMAIGQSFDGTLLPFSVGFFLSTLAALAIVLVVEKGRLFKPHHRPIG, from the coding sequence ATGGGTTTTCCAGAATTCGTCATCGTGATCGCGTCCATCATGGCGCTGAATCCGCTTGCGATGGACATGATGCTGCCGGCGCTGCCCAATATCGGGGCGGCCTTCAAGATCCCCGTCGCCAACCACCTCCAGCTGGTGCTGTCGACCTTCCTGATCGGCTTCGGCGCCGGCCAGTTCGTCATGGGCCCCTTGTCGGACCGCTTCGGCCGCCGGCCGGTGCTGCTCGGCGGCATGGCGGTCTATGCGGTGGCGAGCGTGCTGGCGGTCGCCGCGCCCTCGTTCGAGACGCTGCTACTGGCGCGCGCGCTGCAGGGGCTCGGCACCTCGGCGACGCGCGTGATCGCGACCTCGATCGTGCGCGACTGTTACGCCGGCCGTCGCATGGCGAGCGTGATGTCGCTCGCCATGATGGTGTTCATCGCGGTGCCCGTGATCGCCCCCTCGTTCGGACAGGCGGTGCTGCTGGTGACGGCGTGGCGCGGCATCTTCGTGGTGCTGATGCTCTACGGCCTGCTCGCGCTCGCATGGTGTGTGCTGCGGCTGCCTGAGACCCTGCCTCCGTCCGGGCGCCGGTCGCTAGCGCCTGCCGACGTGCTCTCGGCGTTCCGGCAGACCGTGACCAACCGCCAGACCATCGGCTATGCCACGGCCGCGGGCAGCGTCATCGGCGCACTCTTCGCCTATGTCTTCTGCGCCCAGCAGGTCTTCACCGGAATCTATCACCTCGGCCATTACTTCCCGATCGCCTTCGCCGCGATTGCGGCCGGTACGGCCATCGCAGGCTTCCTCAATGCGAGGCTGGTCGGGCGGCTCGGCATGCGCGTGATCTCGCACGGGGCGCTGGCGCTCTACACGGTCGTTGCCGCCGTGATGCTGCTGACGGAAAGCCTCGGCATGCTGCCGCTTACCTTGTTCATGGTGCTCTCGGCGCTGATGATGTTCTCGTTCGGCATGATGATCGCGAACTTCACTGCGCTCGCCATGGAGCCGCAGGGCCACATCGCCGGCACCGCCTCCTCGCTCTACGGCTCGATCACGACGCTGATCGGAATCGTGGTCGGCATGGCGATCGGACAGAGCTTCGACGGCACGCTGCTGCCGTTCTCGGTCGGCTTCTTCCTGTCGACGCTGGCAGCGCTCGCGATCGTGCTGGTGGTGGAGAAGGGACGGCTGTTCAAGCCGCATCATCGTCCGATCGGCTAG
- a CDS encoding class I SAM-dependent methyltransferase has protein sequence MGDLKEDTIRDFGEQWSAFRDNPGYYGSAVLLADLLGSLVALDELKGKTIADIGSGSGRIVNMLLDAGAGRVVAVEPSAAMEVLKDNTAARKDRVDYLQIPGDQLPPDLGLDYVVSMGVLHHIPAPIPVVRAAFEALRPGGRCIVWLYGYEGNETYLSLVVPLRRLTVLLPHRLLVALSHVLEWALTAYIGLCRILPLPMRSYMRSVLAKFPRSVRRLTIYDQLNPAYAKYYTREEAEALLPAGGFEDVKIYHRHGYSWTVCGTRPV, from the coding sequence ATGGGCGATCTGAAGGAAGACACGATCAGAGATTTCGGGGAGCAATGGAGCGCGTTCCGCGACAACCCCGGCTATTACGGATCCGCCGTGTTGCTCGCCGACCTCCTTGGTTCCCTCGTTGCGCTGGATGAACTCAAAGGCAAGACGATCGCCGACATCGGCAGCGGCTCGGGACGCATCGTCAACATGCTGCTGGATGCCGGAGCCGGCCGCGTCGTTGCGGTCGAGCCATCGGCCGCCATGGAGGTGCTGAAGGACAACACGGCCGCGCGCAAAGACCGGGTCGACTATCTGCAGATTCCCGGCGACCAATTGCCGCCGGATCTCGGCCTGGACTACGTGGTTTCGATGGGCGTCTTGCATCACATCCCGGCGCCGATCCCCGTGGTTCGCGCGGCGTTCGAGGCCTTGCGTCCCGGAGGGCGATGCATTGTCTGGCTCTACGGTTACGAGGGCAACGAGACCTATCTGTCACTCGTGGTCCCGCTGCGCAGGCTTACGGTCCTGTTGCCGCACCGTCTGCTCGTGGCGCTATCCCACGTTCTGGAATGGGCGCTGACGGCCTATATTGGGCTGTGCCGAATATTGCCGCTCCCGATGCGCTCCTACATGCGTTCGGTGCTGGCCAAATTTCCGCGCAGCGTCCGGCGTCTGACCATCTACGATCAGCTCAATCCCGCTTACGCGAAATACTACACCCGCGAAGAGGCCGAGGCCTTGCTCCCAGCCGGCGGATTCGAAGATGTGAAGATCTATCACCGCCACGGCTATAGCTGGACGGTGTGCGGCACCCGCCCAGTGTGA
- a CDS encoding ABC transporter permease, with the protein MLGYLLRRIFAAVPVMGVVALFVFLLLRLTPGDPAAILAGDNATPERLERIRTSLGLNEPLIVQFITWVNKLLHGDLGTSLISNLPVMKMIGQRVEPSISIALSTIILAVIVAVPLGVIAAWKHGTWIDRFVMGLSVLGFSVPVFVVGYILIQIFAIELRWVPVQGFRSIFNGFGPFFERMILPTCALSFIYIALIARMTRAAMLDVLGEDYVRTARAKGINEVAVMMRHALRNAAVPVITVIGTGFALLISGVVVTESVFNIPGIGRLTVDAVLARDYPVIQAMILLTSLIYVVVNLLIDVAYTLLDPRIRY; encoded by the coding sequence TTGCTCGGATATCTCCTACGCCGAATCTTCGCCGCCGTGCCCGTGATGGGTGTCGTCGCGCTGTTCGTCTTCCTCCTGCTCCGCCTCACCCCTGGCGATCCCGCCGCGATCCTCGCCGGCGACAACGCGACGCCCGAACGGCTGGAGCGCATCCGCACCTCGCTCGGCCTCAACGAGCCGCTGATCGTGCAGTTCATCACCTGGGTGAACAAGCTGCTGCACGGCGACCTCGGCACGTCGCTGATCTCCAATCTGCCTGTCATGAAGATGATCGGCCAGCGCGTCGAGCCGTCGATCTCGATCGCGCTGTCGACCATCATCCTCGCCGTCATCGTCGCCGTTCCCTTAGGCGTGATCGCGGCGTGGAAGCACGGCACCTGGATCGACCGTTTCGTGATGGGCCTCTCCGTGCTCGGCTTCTCGGTGCCGGTGTTCGTGGTCGGCTACATCCTGATCCAGATCTTCGCGATCGAACTGCGCTGGGTTCCGGTGCAGGGCTTCCGCAGCATCTTTAACGGGTTCGGGCCGTTCTTCGAGCGGATGATCCTGCCGACCTGCGCCCTCTCCTTCATCTACATCGCGCTGATCGCGCGCATGACGCGCGCGGCGATGCTGGACGTGCTCGGCGAGGACTACGTCCGCACCGCGCGCGCAAAGGGCATCAACGAGGTTGCCGTGATGATGCGGCACGCGCTGCGCAACGCCGCCGTGCCTGTGATCACCGTGATCGGCACCGGCTTTGCGCTTCTGATCTCAGGCGTCGTCGTCACCGAGAGCGTGTTCAACATCCCCGGCATCGGCCGGCTCACCGTGGACGCGGTGCTGGCGCGCGACTATCCGGTGATCCAGGCGATGATCCTCTTGACGTCGCTGATCTACGTCGTCGTCAACCTTCTCATCGACGTCGCCTACACCCTGCTCGATCCCCGGATCCGGTACTGA
- a CDS encoding M20/M25/M40 family metallo-hydrolase, with amino-acid sequence MNPADLPFDSEAMLQGLRGWVECESPTWDAGAVNRMLDIAARDMAIMGATIERIAGRQGFGGVIRARFPHPKQGEPGILIAGHMDTVHPVGTIEKLKWRREGNKCYGPGIYDMKGGNYLSLEAIRQLARASFTTPLPITVLFTPDEEVGTPSTRDIIEAEAARNKYVLVPEPGRADNGVTTGRYAIARFNLEATGRPSHAGATLSAGRSAIREMARQILAIDAMTTEDCTFSVGVVHGGQWVNCVATTATGEALSMAKRQADLDRGVERMLALSGTSNDVAFKVTRGVTRPVWEPDAGTMALYEKARGIAKSLGAELPHASSGGGSDGNFTGAMGIPTLDGLGVRGANGHTLEEYIEVESLVERGRLMAGLLATLE; translated from the coding sequence ATGAATCCAGCCGATCTTCCTTTCGATTCCGAGGCAATGCTCCAGGGTCTGCGTGGCTGGGTCGAATGCGAGAGCCCGACCTGGGATGCTGGTGCCGTGAACCGCATGCTCGATATCGCAGCGCGGGATATGGCGATCATGGGTGCGACGATCGAGCGCATCGCCGGCCGGCAAGGCTTCGGCGGCGTGATCCGCGCGCGCTTTCCGCACCCAAAACAGGGCGAGCCCGGCATCCTGATCGCCGGCCACATGGATACCGTCCATCCGGTCGGCACCATCGAGAAGCTGAAATGGCGGCGCGAGGGCAACAAGTGCTATGGCCCCGGCATCTACGACATGAAGGGCGGCAACTACCTCTCGCTGGAAGCGATCCGGCAGCTGGCGCGCGCATCCTTCACCACGCCGCTGCCGATCACCGTGCTGTTCACGCCTGACGAGGAAGTCGGCACGCCTTCGACACGCGACATCATCGAGGCGGAGGCTGCGCGCAACAAATATGTGCTGGTGCCCGAGCCCGGCCGTGCCGACAACGGCGTCACCACTGGACGTTACGCCATCGCACGATTCAATCTCGAGGCGACGGGCCGGCCGAGCCACGCCGGCGCAACGTTGTCGGCGGGACGCTCGGCGATCCGCGAGATGGCGCGGCAGATTCTCGCCATCGACGCGATGACGACGGAGGACTGCACCTTCTCGGTCGGCGTGGTGCATGGCGGTCAATGGGTCAATTGCGTTGCCACGACCGCCACCGGCGAAGCGCTCTCCATGGCCAAGCGGCAGGCCGATCTCGACCGCGGCGTCGAGCGGATGCTGGCGCTGTCAGGCACGAGCAACGATGTCGCCTTCAAGGTGACGCGCGGGGTCACGCGCCCGGTGTGGGAACCGGATGCCGGCACGATGGCGCTGTACGAGAAGGCGCGCGGCATTGCCAAATCACTCGGCGCCGAACTGCCGCATGCGAGCTCCGGGGGCGGCTCCGACGGAAACTTCACCGGTGCGATGGGCATCCCGACGCTCGACGGCCTGGGCGTGCGCGGCGCCAACGGCCACACGCTCGAGGAGTATATCGAAGTCGAGAGTCTGGTTGAGCGCGGTCGGTTGATGGCGGGTCTGCTGGCGACGCTGGAGTGA
- a CDS encoding ABC transporter permease: MSVDTLPQSSIPITSPLRPRFGFLTSTPIIATATVLLALIVLISILAPLIAPHDPIQLAPSQRLKPSSAQFLLGTDAYGRDLASRVLYGGRISLLIGIGSAILSIVIGLAIGLVSGFFKLVDAVLMRVMDGLMAMPSILLAIAVVSLSGASLWTVLIAITIPEIPRVARLVRSVVLSAREEPYVEAAISVGSSLPKIMWRHLMPNTIAPLIVQGTYVCASAILTEAILSFLGAGISPETPTWGNIMAEGRQYFQIKPSLIFWPGLLLSIAILSINLIGDAARDALDPRMKQREGK; the protein is encoded by the coding sequence ATGTCGGTCGATACCCTTCCCCAGTCCTCTATTCCGATCACGTCGCCGCTGCGCCCGCGCTTCGGATTCCTGACCTCGACGCCGATCATCGCGACGGCGACGGTTCTGCTCGCGCTGATCGTGCTGATCTCGATCCTCGCGCCGCTGATCGCGCCGCATGATCCGATCCAGCTCGCGCCGTCGCAACGGCTCAAGCCCTCGTCCGCGCAATTCCTGCTCGGCACCGACGCTTATGGCCGTGACCTGGCTTCGCGCGTCCTCTATGGCGGCCGCATCTCGCTTCTGATCGGCATCGGCTCGGCGATCCTGTCGATCGTCATCGGGCTCGCGATCGGGCTCGTCTCCGGCTTCTTCAAGCTGGTCGATGCCGTACTGATGCGGGTCATGGACGGCTTGATGGCGATGCCGAGCATCCTGCTGGCGATCGCGGTGGTGTCGCTGTCCGGTGCCAGCCTCTGGACCGTGCTGATCGCGATCACCATTCCCGAGATTCCGCGCGTGGCGCGCCTGGTGCGCTCGGTCGTGCTGTCGGCGCGCGAGGAACCTTACGTCGAGGCGGCGATCTCGGTCGGCTCCAGCCTGCCGAAGATCATGTGGCGGCACCTGATGCCGAACACGATCGCGCCGCTGATCGTCCAAGGTACCTATGTCTGCGCCAGCGCGATCCTCACCGAGGCCATCCTCTCCTTCCTCGGCGCCGGCATCTCGCCTGAGACGCCGACGTGGGGCAACATCATGGCCGAGGGCCGCCAGTACTTCCAGATCAAGCCATCGCTGATCTTCTGGCCCGGCCTCCTGCTCTCGATCGCCATCCTCAGCATCAACCTGATCGGCGACGCGGCCCGCGACGCACTCGATCCGCGCATGAAGCAGCGGGAGGGGAAGTGA
- a CDS encoding ABC transporter substrate-binding protein — MLHFMRRGPRAFASKLALSVVALSTALASPVLAAGKTITAVMHSDLRIIDPIFTTAYITRDHGYMVYDTLVAPDSSFKIQPQMADWKISDDKLTYTFTLRDGLKWHDGAAVTAEDCVASLKRWAAVDGMGQKLMDFTASIEATDAKTITLKLKEPYGLVLDSIGKPSSRVAFMMPKRLAETPADKQIPEQIGSGPFKFVASEFQPGVKAVYVKNTDYVPRKEPASWTSGGKVAKVDRVEWITMPDSQTAVNALQSGDIDFMENLPYDMLPVLEANKEITIEVSNKFGFQTLGRMNFLYPPFDNVKVRRAALLAMNQKDVLDALVGNAKYQKICGAFFICDTPFATEAGAETLVKGNGMAEAKKALAESGYDGTPVVVMAPGDVTTLKAQPIVAAQLLREAGFKVDLQATDWQTVVSRRASQKPPKEGGWNMFFTNWVAADVSNPIANLSIGGQGKKGGWFGWAESAKIEQLKDAFVRAPSLDEQKKIAADIQKEAYEQVIYIPLGQYLLPSGWRKSLTGVLDGPATPLFWNVDKSE, encoded by the coding sequence ATGTTGCACTTCATGCGCCGGGGGCCTCGCGCGTTCGCCTCCAAACTTGCGCTGTCGGTCGTCGCGCTTTCGACGGCGCTCGCTTCGCCCGTGCTTGCAGCCGGCAAGACCATCACGGCGGTGATGCATTCGGATCTGCGCATCATCGACCCGATCTTCACCACGGCCTACATCACGCGCGACCATGGCTACATGGTCTACGACACGCTGGTGGCCCCCGATTCGAGCTTCAAGATCCAGCCGCAGATGGCGGACTGGAAGATCTCCGACGACAAGCTCACCTACACCTTCACCCTGCGCGACGGCCTGAAGTGGCATGACGGCGCAGCGGTGACGGCGGAAGATTGCGTCGCTTCGTTGAAGCGCTGGGCCGCGGTCGACGGTATGGGCCAGAAGCTCATGGACTTCACCGCGAGCATCGAGGCGACCGACGCCAAGACCATCACGCTGAAGCTGAAGGAGCCCTACGGCCTCGTGCTCGATTCCATCGGCAAGCCGTCCTCGCGCGTCGCCTTCATGATGCCGAAGCGCCTCGCCGAGACGCCGGCGGACAAGCAGATCCCCGAGCAGATCGGCTCGGGTCCGTTCAAGTTCGTGGCGTCGGAATTCCAGCCGGGTGTGAAGGCGGTCTACGTCAAGAACACCGACTACGTGCCGCGCAAGGAGCCGGCGAGCTGGACCTCGGGCGGCAAGGTGGCGAAAGTCGACCGCGTCGAATGGATCACGATGCCGGACTCTCAGACCGCGGTGAACGCGCTGCAGTCGGGCGACATCGATTTCATGGAGAATCTGCCCTACGACATGCTGCCGGTGCTGGAGGCGAACAAGGAGATCACGATCGAGGTCTCGAACAAGTTCGGCTTCCAGACCCTCGGCCGGATGAACTTCCTTTATCCGCCGTTCGACAACGTGAAGGTGCGGCGGGCTGCTCTTCTGGCCATGAACCAGAAGGACGTCCTCGACGCGCTGGTCGGCAATGCCAAGTATCAGAAGATCTGTGGTGCGTTCTTCATTTGCGATACGCCGTTCGCAACCGAGGCCGGCGCCGAGACTTTGGTGAAGGGCAATGGCATGGCGGAAGCCAAGAAGGCGCTCGCCGAGTCCGGCTATGACGGCACCCCGGTCGTGGTCATGGCGCCTGGCGACGTCACGACCCTCAAGGCGCAACCGATCGTCGCGGCGCAGTTGCTGCGCGAGGCCGGCTTCAAGGTCGACCTGCAGGCGACCGATTGGCAGACGGTGGTGAGCCGTCGCGCCAGCCAGAAGCCGCCGAAGGAGGGCGGCTGGAACATGTTCTTCACCAACTGGGTCGCGGCCGACGTCTCCAACCCGATCGCCAATCTCTCGATCGGCGGCCAGGGCAAGAAGGGCGGCTGGTTCGGCTGGGCGGAAAGCGCCAAGATCGAGCAGCTCAAGGACGCCTTCGTCCGCGCCCCCTCGCTCGACGAGCAGAAGAAGATCGCCGCCGACATCCAGAAGGAAGCCTATGAGCAGGTGATCTATATCCCGCTCGGGCAGTATCTCCTGCCGAGCGGCTGGCGCAAATCGCTGACCGGCGTGCTCGACGGCCCGGCGACGCCGCTGTTCTGGAACGTCGACAAGTCGGAGTAG